The Candidatus Limnocylindrales bacterium region CAAGGTCGGAAGCATCGAGCCGCTCGGGATCTTGAACGCCTGGACGATGAACGTGCGGATGAACAGCGCGAGCAGCAGCGCGGTGCCGAAAGCCTCGACGTATTCGCGGAACGTCGACTTCGCCGGCGGCATCTCTGCCTTGGCCGCGGCTTCCGGCCGGCTCGGTCTGGTCGCCACGTACTGGCGGACCGCATCGGCGTCGGCCTTCTCGCGGGCCGCCTTGTCGGCGACCGGGTCCTGTCGTTTCTTACTCACCGACTTTAAGGATCGCCAGGAATGCTTCCTGGGGAATCTCGACGCTGCCGACCTGCTTCATCCGCTTCTTCCCTTCCTTCTGTTTCTCGAGCAGCTTGCGCTTGCGCGAGATGTCGCCGCCGTAGCATTTGGCCGTCACGTTCTTGCGCATCGCCTTGACGGTCTCGCGTGCGACGATCTTGCTGCCGATCGCGGCCTGAATGATGATCTCGAACATCTGCCGCGGAATGAGCTCTTTCATCTTGCTGCACAGGTCGCGTCCGCGGAGGAACGCGCGGTCACGGTGACAGATCATCGAAAGCGCGTCCACTTTTTCAGCGTTGATCAGAAGGTCGAGCTTGACCAGCGGCGACGTGCGGAATCCGACCGGCTCGTAGTCGAGCGACGCGTATCCCCGCGACGTCGATTTCAGCCGGTCGTAGAAGTCGTAGACGATCTCCGACAGCGGAATGTCGTATTCGATCGCCGCCCGGCCCGCGGTCGGGAAGCGCAGGTCGGTCTGGGTTCCGCGCTTGTCCTCGCACAGCGCGAGCACGCCGCCGAGGTACTCGGCCGGCACGTGGATGGTCGCCCGGACGTACGGCTCCGCAATCGAATCGACGCGCGCCAGGTCCGGAAGCTTGGCCGGGCTGTCGATCTCGATCGACGTGCCGTCGCTGAGCTGGACTTCGTAGATCACGGTCGGCGCGGTCGTGATCAGGCTGAGGCCGAACTCGCGCTCGAGGCGCTCCTGCGTGATCTCGATGTGCAGCAGCCCGAGGAACCCGCAGCGAAATCCGAAACCGAGCGCCGTCGACGTCTCCGGCTCCGACGAGAACGACGAATCGTTGAGCTTGAGCTTCTCGATCGCGTCGCGAAGCTGCTCGTAGTCGGCGCTGTCGACCGGATAGATGCCGGCGAACACCATCGGCTTGACGACCTTGAATCCCGGCAGCGCTTCGACGCCGGTCTCGGCGGCAAGCGTCAGCGTATCGCCGACCTTGGCTTCGGCGATGTCCTTGATCGCGGCGGCCACGAAGCCGACTTCGCCCGGACCGAGGGACGCAACCTCGACCGGTCCGGGCCGGAACACGCCGATACGCGTCACGTCGTATTCGCGCGTCGCCTGCAGAAGACGGATCCTGTCGCCCTTGCGGACGGTGCCGTCGAGCACGCGAACCTGGACGACGACGCCGAGGTACGGATCGAACCACGAGTCGAACACGAGCGCGCGCAGCGGCGCCCCGGCCGTCGTCTTCGGCGGAGGAACGTGTTCGACGATTGCCTCGAGAACCTTGTCGACGCCGAAACCCGTCTTCGCGCTGACTTCGACGGCTGCGGACGCGTCGATGCCGATCATGTCCTCGATCTGCTGCCGCGTGCGCGCCGGATCGGCCGCCGGAAGATCGATCTTGTTCAGCACCGGAACGATCTCGAGGTTGTGGTCGAGCGCGAGATAAACGTTGGCCAGCGTCTGGGCCTCGACGCCCTGGCTGCAGTCGACGATCAGCAGCGCGCCTTCGCAGGCCGACAGCGAACGCGAGACCTCGTAGCCGAAGTCCACGTGGCCCGGCGTGTCGATCAGGTTGAGGATGTAGGTGAGGCCGTCGGCCGCCTTGTAGTCGAGGCGCACCGCCCTCGCCTTGATCGTGATGCCGCGCTCGCGCTCGAGATCCATGTCGTCGAGCATCTGCGCCGAGCTGTCGCGTGCGCTGACGGTGCCGGTCAGCTCGAGCAGGCGATCGGCAAGCGTCGACTTGCCATGGTCGATGTGCGCGATGATCGAGAAGTTTCGGATTCGGGAGACGGACATCTGCTGTCGGCGGGGAATGAATCGCGGCCGAACAGAGTCCGCTACGGCCTCGACCGGAAGAAGTCAACCGTCGCGGCAAGACCTTCATCGAGAGCGACCATCGGCTTCCAGCCGAGCACGTTCGACGCGAGATCGTACGACAGCACGCTGCGCCGCACTTCGCCCTCCTTGGCCTCGGCGTGCTCCGGCTGGATGTCGACTCCCGTCACACGGCGGATGAGAGCATGGAGCTCGACCACGTTGGTTTCCGTGCCGGTTCCGATGTTGACCGCGCCGCACCACGACGACTCGAGCGCCGCAAGGTTGGCGCGCACGACGTCGCCGACAAAGACGTAGTCGCGCGTCTGCAGCCCGTCGCCGAAGATGCGCGCGCCGCTGCCGGCAAGAAGTGCTTTCGAGAAGATCGCGACGACGCCGGCCTCGCCGTGCGGATCCTGGCGCGGTCCGTAGACGTTCGCATAGCGGAGCGCGACGTAGCGGATGCCGTAGGTCCGGTGGTAGTACTCGAGGTAGTGCTCGCCGGTCAGCTTGCTGACGCCGTACGGACACACCGGAACCGTGGGATGCGACTCCGGAGTCGGAAGCTCGGCGACTTCGCCGTAGACGGTGCCGCCCGAGGACGCGAAAAGCACCGTCTTCGTTCCGGCCTTGCGCGCCGCTTCGAGCAGGCGAAGAAAGCCGAGCACGTTGACGTCCGCGTCGAACACCGGATCCTCGACCGAATGGCGCACGTTCATCTGCGCCGCGTGATGGCAGATCGCGTCGGGCCGCTCGCTGGAGATCAGCTCGGAGGCTTCGCGGCTGCGGATGTCGAGCGCGTGCAGCACGGCGCCGCCGGGAACCTGCCCGGCCTTCCCGCTCGAAAGGTTGTCGATGACCACGACGTCGTGGCCCGCCTCGAGGAACGCTCCCGCCAGATGCGAGCCGATGAAGCCGGCGCCCCCCGTGACGACGATCTTCATGACGCCAGTTTCTTCTTGAAGTAGTCGATGGTGCGCGCGAGGCCTTCGTCGAGCTGCACCTTCGGCTCCCAGTTGTCGAGCACCCGGCGGGCCTTGGTGATGTCGGGCTGGCGCACCTTGGGATCGTCTTCCGGCAGCTCGCGAAGCACGATCTTCGAACCGGTTCCGGCAAGGTCGCGGATCTTTTCGGCGAAGTTCTGGATCGTCATTTCGGACGGATTGCCGAGATTGACCGGCGTCGTCTCATTGGACCACAAAAGCCGCGTCAGGCCTTCGACGAGATCGTCGACGTAGCAGAAGCTGCGCGTCTGCGAGCCGTCGCCGTACACGGTGATGTCCTCGCCCTTGAGCGCCTGGCACATGAAGTTCGGCACCACGCGGCCGTCGCGCATGCGCATGCGCGGCCCGTAGGTGTTGAAGATGCGCGCGATGCGCGTCTTGACGCCGTGGGTGCGGTGATACGCCATCGTCATCGCTTCGAGGAACCGCTTGGCTTCGTCGTACACGCCGCGCGGGCCGATCGGGTTGACGTTGCCCCAGTATTCCTCGCGCTGCGGATGCACCAGCGGGTCGCCGTAAACTTCGGACGTCGATGCGACCAGAATGCGGGCATTCTTCTCGCGAGCAAGGCCGAGTGCCTTGTGCGTGCCGAGCGACCCCACCTTCAGCGTCTGGATCGGAAGCTCGAGGTAATCGACGGGGCTTGCGGGCGACGCGAAGTGCAGGATCGCGTCGAGGGGGCCCTTTACCCAGATGTAGTTCGTGATGTCCTGCTGCTGGAACGAGAACTTCGGATTGGAGAACAGGTGCGCGATGTTGTCGCGGTCGCCGGTCAGCAGGTTGTCGA contains the following coding sequences:
- the lepA gene encoding translation elongation factor 4; amino-acid sequence: MSVSRIRNFSIIAHIDHGKSTLADRLLELTGTVSARDSSAQMLDDMDLERERGITIKARAVRLDYKAADGLTYILNLIDTPGHVDFGYEVSRSLSACEGALLIVDCSQGVEAQTLANVYLALDHNLEIVPVLNKIDLPAADPARTRQQIEDMIGIDASAAVEVSAKTGFGVDKVLEAIVEHVPPPKTTAGAPLRALVFDSWFDPYLGVVVQVRVLDGTVRKGDRIRLLQATREYDVTRIGVFRPGPVEVASLGPGEVGFVAAAIKDIAEAKVGDTLTLAAETGVEALPGFKVVKPMVFAGIYPVDSADYEQLRDAIEKLKLNDSSFSSEPETSTALGFGFRCGFLGLLHIEITQERLEREFGLSLITTAPTVIYEVQLSDGTSIEIDSPAKLPDLARVDSIAEPYVRATIHVPAEYLGGVLALCEDKRGTQTDLRFPTAGRAAIEYDIPLSEIVYDFYDRLKSTSRGYASLDYEPVGFRTSPLVKLDLLINAEKVDALSMICHRDRAFLRGRDLCSKMKELIPRQMFEIIIQAAIGSKIVARETVKAMRKNVTAKCYGGDISRKRKLLEKQKEGKKRMKQVGSVEIPQEAFLAILKVGE
- a CDS encoding NAD-dependent epimerase/dehydratase family protein yields the protein MKIVVTGGAGFIGSHLAGAFLEAGHDVVVIDNLSSGKAGQVPGGAVLHALDIRSREASELISSERPDAICHHAAQMNVRHSVEDPVFDADVNVLGFLRLLEAARKAGTKTVLFASSGGTVYGEVAELPTPESHPTVPVCPYGVSKLTGEHYLEYYHRTYGIRYVALRYANVYGPRQDPHGEAGVVAIFSKALLAGSGARIFGDGLQTRDYVFVGDVVRANLAALESSWCGAVNIGTGTETNVVELHALIRRVTGVDIQPEHAEAKEGEVRRSVLSYDLASNVLGWKPMVALDEGLAATVDFFRSRP
- a CDS encoding UDP-glucuronic acid decarboxylase family protein; protein product: MGRILITGGAGFIGSHLCERHLADGHEVIAVDNLLTGDRDNIAHLFSNPKFSFQQQDITNYIWVKGPLDAILHFASPASPVDYLELPIQTLKVGSLGTHKALGLAREKNARILVASTSEVYGDPLVHPQREEYWGNVNPIGPRGVYDEAKRFLEAMTMAYHRTHGVKTRIARIFNTYGPRMRMRDGRVVPNFMCQALKGEDITVYGDGSQTRSFCYVDDLVEGLTRLLWSNETTPVNLGNPSEMTIQNFAEKIRDLAGTGSKIVLRELPEDDPKVRQPDITKARRVLDNWEPKVQLDEGLARTIDYFKKKLAS